From Rutidosis leptorrhynchoides isolate AG116_Rl617_1_P2 chromosome 3, CSIRO_AGI_Rlap_v1, whole genome shotgun sequence, a single genomic window includes:
- the LOC139899944 gene encoding uncharacterized mitochondrial protein AtMg00810-like has translation MDDIFKPKTLFNLSAITSLSPIPSTPKAALSDPHWNHTMIDEQKFHSDGSLERYKARLVGDGRTQTIGVDCNETFSPVIKLATIRIVLTIAFRDHSNSDHLCLLQCSLYGLKQGPCVWYHRFATFVSTIGFSHSQSDNLLFVYQRSMDTAYILLYVDDIILVTSSSSLRHTIMSLLTKEFAMEDLGNLSYFLGINVTRNSQGLFLDQTKYAHDIITRADLANCNPVKTPVDTNGKLSSTSGKPYSKPTLFRSLGTLTYGLQLHRSSINSLVSYTDADWGGCPDTRRSTSRYCDFLGDNLISWSSTRQPIVSRSSVKAEYRGVTNVGPTV, from the exons ATGGACGACATCTTCAAACCAAAAACCCTATTTAATCTTTCCGCTATCACATCTCTTTCACCCATACCTTCCACTCCTAAAGCAGCTCTCTCGGACCCTCATTGGAATCACACCATGATCGACGA GCAGAAATTTCATTCCGATGGTTCTTTGGAAAGATACAAAGCTCGACTAGTAGGTGATGGTCGTACACAAACAATTGGAGTTGATTGCAATGAAACATTTAGTCCCGTGATAAAACTTGCAACCATTCGTATTGTTCTCACCATTGC TTTTCGGGATCACTCCAACTCGGATCACTTGTGTCTTCTACAATGTTCACTATATGGTCTTAAGCAAGGACCGTGTGTGTGGTACCACCGATTTGCTACATTTGTTTCTACCATCGGTTTCAGTCATAGTCAATCAGATAACCTGTTATTTGTTTATCAACGTAGTATGGACACTGCATACATTTtactttatgttgatgatattatcttggTCACTTCTTCTAGCTCGTTACGTCACACGATTATGAGTCTTCTTACCAAAGAATTTGCTATGGAAGACCTCGGTAACCTCAGCTATTTTTTGGGTATTAATGTTACACGAAACTCTCAAGGACTGTTCTTAGATCAGACGAAGTATGCTCATGATATTATCACACGGGCAGATTTGGCAAACTGCAACCCGGTTAAGACGCCTGTTGACACTAATGGTAAACTCAGTAGCACATCTGGCAAACCGTATTCGAAGCCTACTTTATTTAGAAGTTTAG GGACTTTAACCTACGGATTACAGCTACACAGGTCATCGATCAACTCCCTTGTATCTTATACTGATGCCGATTGGGGAGGTTGCCCAGATACACGAAGATCTACTTCTAGGTACTGTGACTTTTTGGGTGACAACTTAATATCCTGGTCTTCTACACGCCAACCTATAGTGTCTCGTTCTAGTGTCAAAGCAGAATACCGAGGTGTTACAAACGTG GGACCAACCGTGTAA